In Engraulis encrasicolus isolate BLACKSEA-1 chromosome 15, IST_EnEncr_1.0, whole genome shotgun sequence, the following proteins share a genomic window:
- the LOC134464614 gene encoding toll-like receptor 13 produces the protein MYGLASCSVQLELELFLSTAALVLLLLLPALMYHLNMNTRWHYRYDVYVSHSDRDESWVMNSLLPFMTQQGPPFLRLCLPRRDFQLGKDIVENITDGLYRSRRTLCLVSRHFLRSNWCSLEMRLGTYRLQAEHRDVLILVFLEKIPSNLLSAHHRLARLVKTRTYMEWPQDPAQQQAFWDLLWDKLVAGKNY, from the coding sequence ATGTATGGCCTCGCCAGCTGCAGTGTACAGTTGGAACTGGAGCTGTTTCTCAGCACTGCAGCTCtagtcctgctcctcctcttgccTGCGCTCATGTACCACCTAAACATGAACACCAGATGGCACTACCGCTATGATGTGTACGTGTCTCACAGTGACCGGGACGAGAGCTGGGTCATGAACAGCCTACTTCCATTCATGACACAGCAAGGGCCTCCGTTTTTGCGACTCTGCCTGCCCAGGAGGGACTTTCAGCTGGGGAAGGACATCGTGGAGAACATCACGGATGGTCTTTACCGAAGCCGCCGCACCCTCTGCCTTGTCAGTCGCCACTTCCTGCGCAGCAACTGGTGTTCCCTTGAGATGCGGCTGGGCACTTATCGACTGCAGGCTGAACACAGAGACGTGCTCATCCTGGTGTTTCTGGAGAAGATCCCCTCTAACCTGCTCTCCGCTCACCACAGGTTGGCCCGACTGGTCAAGACCAGAACTTACATGGAATGGCCACAGGACCCGGCACAGCAACAGGCTTTCTGGGACTTGCTGTGGGACAAACTGGTGGCAGGGAAAAACTACTGA
- the LOC134464253 gene encoding leucine-rich repeat and immunoglobulin-like domain-containing nogo receptor-interacting protein 2, translated as MCSIHVIDDSTFANLVQLKELDLSFNRISVISTNTFKGLKHLDTLIITDNPLKHLEQFSFSHLRSLKTLHLGHLMLSSLEQPWHSGMQLLNLTSIFVGFPRHLSDFKLTSGLLPMTLVIADDSTPEMGLSLSLTGENIVLWGCERPFLRSVTKLYIASQTVLCSPDLRVPLQYFTSVVHLEFLQWYTNTFQDLSGLNRLAHLNRLELSNVDLYNQPGLPVMFHGLANLENLSLYNCLISSFESSVTVNMKSLKFLYLWIPPSTTLTKLDLELLKCLRSALVQ; from the exons ATGTGTTCGATTCATGTGATTGACGACTCTACCTTTGCAAATCTTGTACAGTTAAAAGAACTGGACCTTTCATTCAACAGAATATCAGTAATCAGTACAAACACTTTCAAAGGACTGAAACATTTGGACACCTTGATAATTACAGACAATCCTTTGAAGCATCTTGAACAATTTTCCTTTTCTCATCTGCGTTCCCTCAAGACTCTCCATCTCGGACATCTCATGTTGTCCAGCCTTGAGCAACCTTGGCACTCTGGCATGCAACTCCTCAATCTCACTTCAATTTTCGTAGGATTCCCTCGTCATTTGTCTGATTTCAAGCTCACATCTGGCCTCCTCCCCATGACTCTGGTCATCGCTGATGACAGCACCCCAGAGATGGGCCTTAGTCTTTCTCTCACGGGCGAGAATATTGTGCTGTGGGGCTGTGAAAGGCCTTTCCTGAGGTCAGTCACAAAATTATACATTGCCAGTCAAACTGTTCTGTGTTCACCTGACCTCAGGGTCCCGCTTCAGTACTTCACATCTGTGGTACATTTGGAGTTTTTGCAGTGGTATACTAACACTTTTCAAGATCTGTCAGGTTTGAACAGACTTGCACACTTAAATAGACTTGAACTCTCAAATGTTGATTTGTACAACCAACCTGGTCTCCCAGTCATGTTCCATGGCCTAGCCAACCTTGAGAATCTAAGCCTCTACAACTGCTTAATTAGTTCTTTTGAGAGCTCTGTCACTGTCAACATGAAATCTCTGAAGTTTTTGTATCTCTGGATCCCACCGTCGACCACCCTCACCAAGCTTGACCTTGAACTTTTAAAGTGTTTAAGGTCGGCCCTT GTTCAGTAG